In Clostridium sp. DL-VIII, the following proteins share a genomic window:
- a CDS encoding LysR family transcriptional regulator, with translation MEINDLKIFQTVAYEKSISKAALKLGYAQSNITMRIKLLENKLNTTLFVRNNKGTIITSNGEKLLKYTDKILELIDEVNEEFLHAKVTSTIKIGAAQTISASILPKLFSLFYEKNQDVSLILKTEKQKTLLDMIIGGELDGAFISYNTSSSQIKKVITFKEELALVSSINIADINNLTTPIIVASDANCPYRKLLQRWLIYNNSKPAAVIEFDSLESIIKGISEGLGISLLPRSILPKNNNFFVYDLKENFNELEVTFIVNKNLKINTLLKSFINIANNHISNFH, from the coding sequence ATGGAAATTAATGATTTAAAAATATTTCAAACAGTTGCTTATGAAAAATCTATATCAAAAGCCGCTTTGAAACTTGGTTATGCACAATCAAATATAACTATGCGCATTAAATTGCTTGAAAATAAATTGAACACTACTTTATTCGTTAGAAACAATAAGGGTACGATAATTACATCTAACGGAGAAAAATTACTTAAATATACAGATAAAATTCTTGAATTAATCGATGAAGTTAATGAGGAGTTTCTTCATGCTAAAGTCACTTCAACTATTAAAATAGGAGCTGCTCAAACTATTTCCGCTTCCATTTTACCTAAATTATTTTCTTTATTTTATGAGAAAAATCAAGACGTATCTTTAATACTAAAAACAGAAAAACAAAAAACACTTCTAGATATGATCATAGGAGGTGAATTAGATGGCGCCTTTATATCTTACAACACTTCATCTTCACAAATAAAAAAAGTCATTACTTTCAAAGAAGAACTTGCACTAGTGTCGTCAATAAACATTGCTGATATTAATAACTTAACTACTCCAATAATAGTAGCTTCAGATGCTAATTGTCCCTATCGTAAACTGTTGCAAAGATGGTTGATTTACAATAATTCTAAGCCTGCCGCTGTTATTGAATTTGATTCATTAGAATCTATTATTAAAGGTATCTCTGAAGGTCTAGGAATATCACTTTTACCAAGAAGTATTTTACCTAAAAATAATAATTTTTTTGTTTATGATTTAAAGGAAAACTTTAACGAATTAGAAGTTACATTTATAGTCAATAAAAATTTAAAAATAAACACTTTACTTAAAAGCTTCATTAATATAGCCAATAACCATATCTCCAATTTTCATTGA
- a CDS encoding DUF4865 family protein, whose translation MIAMQYKIILPMDYDMKIIKDRVKNNGYKTDGFEDLKFKLYLITEKGKNKNLQNSYCPLYIWKDSNGLNKFLFNGFYDNIITSFGWQKVNVGIPLIDTITERLKNSKYLFEISREIQPQESLNNLKDKIEQDIPRIKETEYMVIYNPDKWKYNVFYFIDDLSELKSEEGIIYDILHISI comes from the coding sequence ATGATAGCAATGCAATATAAGATTATATTACCAATGGATTATGATATGAAAATAATAAAGGATAGAGTGAAAAATAACGGATATAAAACAGATGGATTTGAGGATTTGAAGTTTAAATTATATTTAATAACAGAAAAAGGAAAGAATAAGAATTTACAAAATAGCTATTGCCCTTTATATATTTGGAAGGATAGTAATGGATTAAACAAGTTCTTATTTAATGGCTTTTATGACAATATAATAACTTCCTTTGGATGGCAGAAAGTAAATGTAGGAATACCGTTAATTGATACAATAACAGAAAGACTTAAAAATAGTAAGTATTTATTTGAAATATCAAGAGAAATACAGCCACAAGAAAGCCTCAATAATCTAAAAGATAAAATAGAACAAGATATCCCTAGAATTAAAGAAACAGAATATATGGTTATTTATAATCCAGACAAGTGGAAATATAATGTATTTTACTTTATAGATGATTTAAGTGAGTTAAAATCTGAGGAAGGAATAATTTATGATATACTTCATATATCAATATAA
- a CDS encoding DUF2975 domain-containing protein → MKKHLVVSFSKVLLNITLIMLGLSILWFITIGLPFRFNINTCIGLILSLVYLLIVYDLRKIVYSTNSTPFCLDNVKRFKRIGYYMILIAVIDGVINWKKESNFEFIGTQSGSLKGSFVMCIILACIALVLSEIFKQAVELKNDNDITV, encoded by the coding sequence GTGAAAAAACATTTAGTAGTTAGTTTTAGTAAAGTGTTATTGAACATTACATTAATTATGTTAGGCCTATCAATATTATGGTTTATAACAATAGGATTACCTTTTAGATTTAATATTAATACTTGTATCGGTCTTATACTGTCTTTAGTGTATTTATTAATAGTATACGATTTGCGTAAAATTGTGTATAGCACTAATTCAACACCATTTTGCTTAGATAATGTTAAGCGATTTAAGAGAATCGGATATTATATGATTTTAATAGCAGTAATTGATGGAGTTATAAATTGGAAAAAGGAAAGCAATTTTGAGTTTATTGGTACACAATCTGGATCTCTAAAAGGGAGCTTTGTCATGTGTATTATACTTGCATGTATAGCTTTAGTTTTATCAGAAATATTTAAGCAGGCGGTCGAGCTAAAAAATGACAATGACATTACAGTTTAA
- a CDS encoding FtsX-like permease family protein, with protein sequence MNIDKFKYFFLDAVRDLKRNITLTVFSVISVGATFFIVGLFLIYLLSFDKNSPTIFINNKEMIVVFRWLKIAVFFILPFLSLFLIVNTFKMATFQRMNEINIMKFVGATNWFIRWPFIIEGAIIGIGGALIGNLSLFSVYSLVYYKIIGFSPEITLVQPVSIINSMFLPFIIAGIFIGPIGSILALRKILKYVV encoded by the coding sequence ATGAATATTGATAAATTTAAATATTTCTTTTTAGATGCAGTGAGGGACTTAAAACGAAATATTACACTAACAGTTTTTTCGGTAATTAGTGTAGGCGCAACTTTTTTTATTGTTGGATTATTTTTAATATATTTGTTGTCATTTGATAAAAATTCTCCAACAATTTTTATAAACAATAAAGAAATGATTGTAGTTTTTAGATGGCTTAAAATTGCAGTTTTTTTTATACTGCCATTTCTTTCGCTATTTTTAATTGTAAATACATTTAAGATGGCCACATTTCAAAGAATGAATGAAATAAATATAATGAAGTTTGTTGGAGCTACCAACTGGTTTATTCGCTGGCCATTTATTATTGAAGGCGCTATTATAGGAATTGGAGGAGCTCTGATAGGAAATTTATCACTATTCTCTGTATATAGCTTAGTTTACTATAAAATAATTGGGTTTTCACCAGAAATAACTCTTGTACAGCCTGTGTCCATAATAAATTCAATGTTTTTGCCATTTATAATAGCTGGGATATTTATAGGACCTATTGGAAGTATCCTTGCTTTGAGAAAAATTCTTAAATATGTAGTTTGA
- a CDS encoding ABC-F family ATP-binding cassette domain-containing protein: MSILTVKNMNHGFGDRAIFEDVSFRLLKGEHVGLIGANGEGKSTFMNIVTGKLMPDEGNVIWSNNVRVGYMDQHAALTKGQSIRDALKDAFKYLFDLETEMNSLYEKMGDCTEDELNKMLERTATIQDMLDHNGFYVIDPKVEEVAKGLGLLDLGLDRDVDDLSGGQRTKILLGKLLLQSPDILLLDEPTNYLDEEHVEWLKRYLQSYENAFILISHDIPFLNSVVNLIYHVDERKLTRYVGDYDEFQRIYAINKEKLEAAYEKQQKEIARLEDFVARNKANVATANMAKSRQKKLDKMDVIELSKEKPKPEFDFKTARASGKVIFETKDLVIGYDSPLTKPLNLYMERGQKIALVGANGLGKSTLLKSLLGKIKPLSGEVHLGDYQYIGYFEQEDRGDNRNTCIEEVWQEFPGYTQYQIRAALAKCGLTTKQLESQIRVLSGGEAAKVRLCKILNNETNILILDEPTNHLDVDAKDELKRALKEYKGTILLVSHEPEFYRDIITETWNCEDWTTKII; this comes from the coding sequence ATGAGCATACTTACAGTTAAAAATATGAATCACGGTTTTGGGGATAGAGCTATCTTTGAAGATGTTTCATTTAGATTATTAAAGGGAGAACATGTTGGTCTTATTGGTGCTAATGGTGAAGGTAAATCAACATTTATGAATATAGTAACCGGAAAACTTATGCCTGATGAGGGTAATGTAATCTGGTCAAATAATGTAAGAGTTGGCTACATGGATCAGCACGCTGCGCTAACAAAAGGACAAAGTATTAGAGATGCATTAAAGGATGCTTTTAAGTATCTATTTGATCTAGAAACTGAAATGAATTCCTTATATGAAAAAATGGGCGACTGTACTGAAGATGAATTAAATAAAATGCTTGAAAGAACAGCTACAATTCAAGATATGCTTGATCACAATGGTTTTTATGTAATTGATCCAAAGGTTGAAGAAGTTGCAAAAGGCCTTGGACTTTTAGATTTAGGCTTAGATAGAGATGTTGATGACTTGTCAGGTGGACAAAGAACTAAAATTCTTTTAGGAAAGCTTCTACTCCAATCTCCTGATATTCTACTTTTAGATGAGCCTACTAACTATTTAGATGAAGAGCATGTAGAATGGCTTAAGAGATATCTTCAATCTTATGAAAATGCATTTATATTAATTTCACATGATATTCCATTTTTAAATTCAGTAGTTAATTTAATATATCATGTAGATGAAAGAAAGCTTACACGATATGTTGGAGATTATGATGAATTCCAAAGGATATATGCAATAAATAAAGAAAAATTAGAAGCTGCTTATGAAAAGCAACAAAAGGAAATTGCAAGACTTGAAGATTTCGTTGCTAGAAATAAGGCTAACGTTGCTACTGCTAACATGGCTAAATCAAGACAAAAGAAATTAGATAAAATGGACGTAATTGAACTTTCAAAGGAAAAGCCAAAGCCAGAATTTGATTTCAAAACAGCTAGAGCTTCAGGCAAAGTAATCTTTGAAACTAAAGATTTAGTTATAGGTTATGACTCACCTCTTACAAAACCACTTAACTTATATATGGAAAGAGGGCAAAAAATAGCTTTAGTTGGAGCTAATGGTCTTGGTAAATCAACATTACTTAAGAGCTTACTTGGAAAAATTAAACCTTTAAGCGGAGAAGTTCATCTTGGAGATTATCAATACATAGGTTATTTTGAGCAGGAAGATAGAGGCGATAACCGCAATACTTGCATCGAAGAAGTATGGCAGGAATTCCCTGGTTACACTCAATATCAAATAAGAGCTGCTTTAGCTAAATGCGGACTTACAACAAAACAGCTTGAATCTCAAATAAGAGTTTTATCAGGAGGAGAAGCTGCAAAGGTTAGACTTTGTAAAATTTTAAACAATGAAACAAACATCTTAATCTTAGACGAACCTACTAATCACCTAGATGTTGATGCAAAGGATGAACTTAAGAGAGCTTTAAAAGAATATAAAGGAACAATTCTTTTAGTTTCCCATGAACCTGAATTTTATAGAGATATAATTACAGAAACTTGGAACTGCGAAGATTGGACAACTAAAATAATATAG
- a CDS encoding DUF6873 family GME fold protein: MHCFIDYRVTKEELLNLSKLNLNPILVPKCTDVYEAIDGHPDIQLNIINNSSANDIIIQKNISENFKELLNSNNINYIVSKESLSSKYPNDIILNSLILKNYFIHNLKYSDENLLNSQASKIHIHVSQGYTKCSILPVRENALITNDNGLYKSLKNYGFDILLLPFGDILLPSLNYGFIGGVGGMISDNQMAFFGDLDSYKWGDSIKRFLSKYDVSPIALRKGKLIDRGSLLTL, encoded by the coding sequence ATGCATTGTTTTATTGATTACAGAGTTACTAAAGAAGAACTATTAAACCTTTCAAAATTAAATCTAAATCCAATATTAGTTCCAAAATGTACTGATGTATATGAGGCTATAGACGGTCATCCTGATATTCAATTAAATATCATTAATAACAGCTCAGCTAATGATATTATTATTCAGAAAAATATTTCCGAAAATTTTAAGGAACTATTAAATTCAAATAATATAAACTACATTGTTTCAAAAGAATCATTATCTAGCAAATATCCAAATGATATTATTTTAAATTCTTTAATCTTAAAGAACTATTTTATTCATAATTTAAAATATAGTGATGAAAATCTTTTAAATTCGCAAGCCTCAAAGATACATATACACGTATCCCAAGGATATACCAAATGTTCTATCCTTCCAGTGAGAGAAAATGCATTAATAACAAATGATAACGGGCTTTATAAATCCTTAAAAAATTATGGTTTTGATATTCTTTTGCTTCCTTTTGGAGATATATTACTACCCTCATTAAACTACGGTTTTATAGGCGGGGTTGGCGGCATGATATCTGACAATCAAATGGCTTTCTTTGGTGATTTGGATAGTTACAAATGGGGAGATTCTATAAAGAGATTTCTTTCCAAATATGATGTCTCACCTATTGCACTAAGAAAAGGAAAATTAATAGATAGAGGTAGTTTATTAACCTTATAA
- the ytxC gene encoding putative sporulation protein YtxC, which translates to MLILKLAYSEDITISRDLQELRELLKKKDIVIGFVESIEGKTHIIKIICEENSYNEKIEEITNLYVSNILYRIVIENYRKKEMLEFLTDNYFFLKQSEILEVEDEILKVLKCEDIGENEESIYCLNKINSMIEKIRECICEKQEINIDGFITFRMRKLRNDIEKVIDKVVERYMVEKEYKEFIKLLKYFVELQECKIEEINIIIENNNNYQVKDKDGRDLYYDFFNEIATEQGKLDLNIEDVLISGLITNAPKNIKIYGKGNCTNKEFLDTIENVFENRVTFCDINDEYKVEKIIAKKY; encoded by the coding sequence ATGCTTATTCTAAAATTAGCTTATAGCGAAGACATAACCATTTCCCGCGATCTACAAGAGCTAAGAGAGTTACTGAAGAAAAAAGATATCGTTATTGGATTTGTTGAAAGTATAGAAGGAAAAACTCACATAATTAAAATAATTTGCGAAGAAAATTCTTACAATGAAAAAATAGAAGAAATTACTAATTTATATGTTAGTAATATTTTATATAGAATAGTTATTGAAAATTATAGAAAGAAGGAAATGCTTGAATTTCTGACAGACAACTATTTTTTCTTGAAGCAAAGTGAAATATTAGAAGTTGAAGATGAAATATTAAAGGTATTAAAATGTGAAGACATAGGAGAAAATGAGGAATCGATATATTGTTTAAATAAAATAAACTCCATGATAGAAAAAATTAGAGAGTGCATATGTGAAAAGCAAGAGATAAATATAGATGGTTTTATAACCTTTAGGATGAGAAAGCTTAGAAACGATATAGAAAAGGTCATAGATAAGGTAGTAGAAAGGTATATGGTAGAAAAGGAGTATAAAGAATTTATCAAGCTCTTAAAGTATTTTGTGGAATTACAAGAATGTAAAATAGAAGAAATAAATATAATAATAGAGAATAACAATAATTATCAGGTAAAAGACAAAGATGGTAGGGATTTATATTATGATTTTTTTAATGAAATTGCAACGGAGCAAGGTAAATTAGATCTTAATATAGAGGATGTTTTAATAAGTGGTCTTATAACTAATGCACCTAAGAATATAAAAATTTATGGAAAAGGGAACTGCACCAATAAAGAGTTTTTAGATACAATAGAAAATGTATTTGAAAATAGAGTCACTTTCTGTGATATAAATGATGAATATAAAGTTGAAAAAATAATAGCAAAAAAATATTGA
- the infC gene encoding translation initiation factor IF-3, translating to MKNINKDFPINEQIRDKELRVIGSDGEQLGVISTIEAKRLAEEKELDLVMISPTAKPPVCKIMDFGKFIYEQSKKEKDAKKKQKIVSIKEVRCSLTIEEHDIDIKAKNARKFLLDGDKVKITVRFRGREMELGHIGQKILDNFAAKLEDVCLIEKRPKREGRSMTMVLGPKKA from the coding sequence GTGAAAAATATTAATAAAGATTTTCCTATAAATGAACAAATTAGAGACAAAGAGCTTAGAGTAATTGGAAGTGATGGCGAACAATTAGGCGTTATCTCAACAATTGAAGCAAAAAGACTTGCAGAAGAAAAAGAATTAGACTTAGTTATGATTTCTCCTACTGCTAAACCACCAGTTTGTAAGATTATGGACTTTGGTAAGTTTATATATGAGCAATCAAAAAAAGAAAAAGATGCTAAGAAAAAACAAAAAATTGTAAGTATTAAAGAAGTAAGATGCAGTTTAACAATTGAGGAACATGATATTGACATAAAAGCAAAAAATGCTAGAAAGTTCCTATTAGATGGAGACAAAGTTAAAATCACTGTCAGATTTAGAGGTAGAGAAATGGAACTTGGTCATATAGGACAAAAGATTCTTGATAACTTTGCAGCTAAATTAGAAGATGTCTGCCTAATAGAAAAAAGACCTAAAAGGGAAGGCAGAAGCATGACAATGGTTTTAGGGCCTAAAAAGGCATAA
- the rpmI gene encoding 50S ribosomal protein L35: MPKMKTHRGAAKRFKKTGTGKLKRAKAFKSHILTKKSSKTKRNLRKAGYVSETQVKVMKKLLPYL; this comes from the coding sequence ATGCCAAAAATGAAGACTCATAGAGGAGCAGCAAAAAGATTTAAAAAGACAGGTACAGGTAAACTTAAGAGAGCTAAAGCTTTTAAGAGCCATATCTTAACAAAGAAGAGTTCAAAAACTAAGAGAAATCTTAGAAAAGCTGGATATGTTTCAGAAACACAAGTAAAAGTAATGAAGAAATTATTACCATACCTATAA
- the rplT gene encoding 50S ribosomal protein L20 encodes MARVKRAKNSRKNHKKVLKLAKGYYGGKSKLFKTANESVIRALRNAYVGRKNKKRDYRSVWIARINAATRMNDLSYSKFMNGIKLAGIDINRKMLSEIAINDPKAFAELVEVAKKQLNA; translated from the coding sequence ATGGCAAGAGTAAAGAGAGCGAAGAATTCTCGTAAAAATCATAAAAAAGTTTTAAAACTTGCAAAAGGATATTATGGCGGAAAAAGCAAGTTATTTAAAACTGCTAATGAATCAGTTATAAGAGCATTAAGAAATGCTTATGTTGGAAGAAAGAATAAAAAGAGAGATTATAGAAGCGTATGGATCGCAAGAATCAACGCTGCTACAAGAATGAATGATTTATCATATTCTAAATTCATGAATGGTATCAAGTTAGCTGGAATAGACATAAACAGAAAAATGTTATCTGAAATAGCTATCAACGATCCTAAAGCATTTGCTGAATTAGTAGAAGTAGCTAAAAAACAATTAAATGCTTAA
- a CDS encoding RNA methyltransferase, producing MIFIESKENNLFKNTKKLKERKNRVKTNKYIIEGFRLVQEAFKAKVDIDYLIVAEDAEDKVVEFLGEYINDEMKIFKISNNLFKELISTENPQGILVVIKMNTMDLKSDGDFYLLCDKLQDPGNLGTIIRTAHAAGVSGIILTKGTVDIYNEKTIRSTMGSIFYIPIQYDDEDFSLVKELKSKGFNLVATSLDTDKNFFDVDLKGKVLLTVGNEGNGVSEEVISMADTKVKIPMPGNAESLNVAIAASVIMYEKVRQNEL from the coding sequence TTGATATTTATTGAGAGTAAAGAAAACAATCTATTTAAGAATACAAAAAAACTTAAAGAGAGAAAGAACAGAGTTAAAACTAATAAGTATATAATTGAAGGATTTAGACTAGTTCAAGAAGCATTCAAAGCAAAAGTTGATATAGATTATTTAATTGTAGCTGAAGATGCAGAGGATAAGGTTGTTGAATTTTTAGGCGAATATATAAATGATGAAATGAAAATTTTTAAAATAAGTAATAATTTATTTAAAGAACTTATTTCTACAGAAAATCCTCAAGGAATACTTGTAGTTATAAAAATGAATACAATGGACTTAAAATCGGATGGAGACTTTTATTTACTTTGTGATAAACTACAAGATCCGGGAAACTTGGGAACTATAATAAGAACAGCTCATGCAGCAGGGGTAAGTGGAATCATATTAACTAAAGGCACTGTAGACATATATAATGAAAAAACCATAAGATCAACCATGGGTTCTATATTTTATATTCCTATTCAATATGATGATGAGGATTTTTCATTAGTAAAAGAACTAAAAAGTAAAGGCTTTAATTTAGTTGCTACTTCTTTAGATACAGATAAAAACTTTTTTGATGTAGATTTAAAAGGCAAAGTACTTTTAACTGTTGGAAACGAAGGTAATGGAGTAAGTGAGGAAGTAATAAGCATGGCAGACACAAAAGTAAAGATACCTATGCCAGGAAATGCCGAATCCTTAAATGTAGCAATAGCTGCATCTGTTATTATGTATGAAAAAGTTAGACAAAATGAGTTGTAA
- a CDS encoding GNAT family N-acetyltransferase: MIFESKRIKLNDGKECVLKSPVVEDAEKLIEYLKQIASETNFLTRYPEEVSITLDEEEQFIKELNKSNNNVMILAFIDDRLVGSASISPIGDKIRVLHRATFGIAIIQDAWNLGIGNALTREILDCANRAGYEQIELEVVTQNQKAIKLYEKFGFKTYGTRENAFKFKDGSYSSDYLMMKVL, encoded by the coding sequence GTGATTTTTGAAAGTAAGAGGATAAAGTTGAATGACGGAAAGGAATGTGTTTTAAAGAGTCCTGTCGTGGAGGATGCTGAAAAATTGATTGAGTATTTAAAACAAATAGCATCAGAAACAAACTTTTTGACAAGATATCCAGAAGAAGTATCTATAACTTTGGATGAGGAAGAACAATTTATTAAAGAACTTAATAAGAGTAATAATAATGTTATGATTTTAGCTTTTATTGATGATAGGCTTGTTGGGAGTGCAAGTATAAGTCCCATTGGAGATAAGATTAGAGTATTACATAGAGCAACTTTTGGAATAGCAATTATACAAGATGCGTGGAATCTTGGGATAGGAAATGCTTTGACAAGAGAAATTTTAGATTGTGCCAATAGAGCTGGTTATGAACAGATTGAGTTAGAAGTGGTAACTCAGAATCAGAAGGCCATAAAACTTTATGAAAAATTTGGATTTAAAACCTATGGAACGAGGGAGAATGCTTTCAAATTTAAAGATGGATCTTATAGTTCGGATTATTTAATGATGAAAGTTTTGTAA
- a CDS encoding class I SAM-dependent methyltransferase gives MIKSKAWDWSENESDYWLKPCIESFYLVEMWKAKGFKKLLDLGCGLGRHSVLFAQNGYEVKAVDLSEYAVNNLNNWAEREQLSIKTEVCDMLNLPFEDETFDCLIAYNVIYHTDIQGFVKSLEEIRRVLKRNGEVFITLISKNTYSYQRAEQYKRIDSNTILRDEDETEKNVPHFYVDIEDIKTYFSEFEFVIPTLEQTEYNVENSDYYSKHFNLFLRKK, from the coding sequence ATGATTAAATCGAAAGCCTGGGATTGGAGTGAAAATGAAAGCGACTACTGGTTAAAACCTTGCATAGAGTCTTTTTATTTAGTTGAAATGTGGAAAGCAAAAGGATTTAAAAAGTTACTTGATTTAGGGTGTGGATTAGGAAGACATTCGGTGTTATTTGCACAAAATGGATATGAAGTGAAAGCTGTAGATTTATCTGAATATGCTGTAAATAACTTAAATAATTGGGCGGAAAGAGAACAGTTATCTATAAAAACAGAAGTATGTGATATGCTTAATCTACCATTTGAAGATGAAACCTTTGATTGTTTGATAGCTTACAATGTCATTTATCACACTGATATTCAAGGATTTGTTAAATCTCTTGAAGAAATTAGGCGAGTACTAAAAAGAAATGGAGAAGTATTTATTACTTTGATTTCAAAAAACACATATTCATATCAAAGAGCTGAACAGTACAAGCGTATTGATAGTAATACTATTTTGAGAGATGAGGATGAAACAGAAAAAAATGTACCACATTTTTATGTTGATATAGAAGATATAAAAACATATTTTTCAGAATTTGAGTTTGTTATTCCGACCTTAGAACAGACAGAATATAATGTGGAAAATTCAGATTACTATTCTAAACATTTTAATTTATTCCTAAGAAAGAAATAG
- a CDS encoding GNAT family N-acetyltransferase, protein MKQIETERLTIRRFKGDDWKDFYEYVSNEEVLKFEPYKPFSEEETKNEAIRRTTDPAFWAVCLEENNKLIGNIYFAEGNFNTWEIGYVFNLNYWGNGYATESCKALMNYAFKDLKVRRIIAKCDPTNLNSWTVLERLTMRREGHLKESVYFFKDENDNPIWKDTYEYGILKKEWLYF, encoded by the coding sequence ATGAAACAAATAGAAACAGAAAGACTCACAATAAGAAGATTCAAAGGTGATGATTGGAAAGATTTTTATGAATATGTCTCGAATGAAGAAGTTTTAAAGTTTGAACCGTACAAGCCGTTCTCTGAAGAAGAAACTAAAAATGAAGCTATAAGAAGAACAACTGATCCAGCATTTTGGGCTGTATGCTTAGAAGAAAACAATAAGTTAATAGGAAATATATATTTTGCAGAGGGGAATTTTAATACATGGGAAATTGGATATGTATTCAATTTAAATTATTGGGGAAATGGTTATGCTACAGAAAGCTGCAAGGCTCTAATGAATTACGCATTCAAAGACCTTAAAGTTAGACGCATCATAGCAAAATGTGACCCTACAAACCTAAATTCTTGGACAGTATTAGAAAGACTCACTATGCGAAGAGAAGGACATTTGAAGGAAAGTGTGTATTTTTTTAAAGATGAAAACGATAATCCTATTTGGAAAGATACTTATGAGTATGGAATATTAAAGAAGGAATGGCTATATTTTTAG